In Flavobacteriales bacterium, the following are encoded in one genomic region:
- a CDS encoding MerR family transcriptional regulator: MPYKERPITKLYYSIGEVAKMFDVNASLIRFWEKEFDILKPKKNKKGNRLFTQKDVDNLKVIYHLVKERGFTLDGAKKKLRENKGDTIQNEEIVERLKEIRSFLIELRDNL, translated from the coding sequence ATGCCTTACAAGGAACGGCCCATAACCAAATTGTACTATTCCATTGGCGAAGTGGCCAAGATGTTCGATGTGAATGCATCGCTCATCCGTTTTTGGGAGAAAGAGTTCGATATTCTCAAACCCAAGAAGAACAAGAAGGGAAACCGCCTGTTCACGCAGAAAGATGTGGACAACCTGAAGGTGATCTATCATTTGGTGAAAGAGCGCGGTTTTACGCTTGATGGCGCCAAAAAGAAGCTTCGCGAGAATAAAGGTGACACGATTCAGAACGAAGAGATTGTGGAGCGATTGAAAGAGATACGCAGCTTTTTGATTGAGCTTCGCGACAATCTTTGA
- a CDS encoding peptidoglycan DD-metalloendopeptidase family protein, with protein MSKVKFQFDKRTLTYRKVEVGTKQILLRVLGYVAGASVFAFIVIVLFTTFFDSPKEKQLKREIAQLELQYKLLNNRMARVDQVLAELQEKDDDIYRVIFEAEPIPHSVREAGFGGVNRYKELEQLANSDIVIATTERLDGLTKKLVVQSRSFDEVIALAKNKEAMLASIPAIQPVSNEKLTRVASGFNWRIHPIYKVRHFHTGIDFTAPRGTEIYATGDGVVEDVISKGRGYGNHIIIDHGFGYETLYGHMSKFKVRKGEKVKRGDVIGYVGSTGTSTAPHLHYEVIKNGEKINPMNFFFNDLSPEEYEKVIELSSKANQSFD; from the coding sequence ATGTCTAAGGTCAAATTCCAGTTTGATAAACGTACACTCACGTACCGAAAGGTAGAGGTGGGAACGAAGCAGATCCTGCTTCGCGTGCTGGGTTATGTGGCCGGTGCTTCCGTGTTTGCCTTCATCGTTATCGTTCTCTTCACTACTTTTTTTGACAGTCCGAAAGAGAAGCAGCTGAAGCGTGAGATCGCACAGTTGGAGTTGCAGTACAAATTGCTCAATAACCGCATGGCGCGAGTCGATCAAGTGCTGGCGGAATTGCAGGAAAAGGACGATGACATTTACCGCGTGATCTTCGAAGCGGAGCCGATTCCGCATTCGGTCCGTGAGGCTGGTTTCGGTGGCGTCAACCGCTATAAGGAACTGGAGCAGTTGGCCAATTCGGATATTGTGATAGCGACAACCGAGCGGTTGGACGGACTCACCAAGAAATTGGTCGTGCAGTCGCGTTCATTCGATGAGGTGATCGCCTTGGCGAAGAACAAGGAGGCGATGCTGGCGAGTATTCCTGCCATTCAGCCTGTTTCCAACGAGAAGTTGACGCGTGTGGCATCTGGTTTCAACTGGCGGATTCATCCCATATATAAGGTGCGCCATTTCCATACAGGAATTGATTTTACCGCTCCGCGCGGAACGGAGATCTATGCGACAGGCGATGGCGTTGTGGAAGACGTAATTTCCAAAGGCCGCGGCTACGGAAATCATATCATCATCGACCATGGTTTCGGTTATGAAACGCTTTATGGTCACATGAGCAAGTTCAAGGTGCGCAAGGGCGAGAAGGTGAAGCGTGGCGATGTTATCGGCTATGTAGGAAGTACGGGGACGAGCACGGCTCCGCACTTGCATTACGAGGTGATCAAGAACGGGGAGAAGATCAATCCGATGAATTTCTTCTTCAACGATCTAAGCCCTGAAGAGTACGAGAAGGTCATCGAACTTTCGTCCAAAGCCAACCAATCTTTCGACTGA